From the genome of Scytonema hofmannii PCC 7110, one region includes:
- a CDS encoding peptidase domain-containing ABC transporter: MLSEFSPQQLGQQLISIIGEQLPEQELASYLAMIEIIEPPAAKQFWQSTDTYVGIYIVLAGKVRLLDSSGNLISTLAVGASFGEVTLFTKENFSPYTARASYKLKLCYLNEEILQILISKYPNIQAHLLARAESWDLLIRSYQQQADTSYTKDVLMTSNSKIDDQKSHHYDSFPKVNRRKVIPFPAQTVPQPKQKKPRPYFPSPKVKVGQMWERLTRRYPFFEQQSLADCGVACLVMIGRYWGKRLSVNRLRDLVNVNRSGASLRALAAAAESIGFATRPVKASLDKLAEQPLPAIAHWEGKHYIVVYEITPKQVIVGDPAVAQRNLTHAEFNTGWTGYALLLQPTAVLKESQEASTPFWQLFELVKPHTTVLLEVFMASVFIQVFGLVTPLFTQLLLDRVIIQGSTITLTAVGLGLVIFGLFRVAMNGLRQYLLDHTANRVGIALLVGFIKHTFRLPLAFFESRYVGDIISRVQENQKIQRFLTGEALSIILDLLTVIVYIGLMFWYSWQMALLVLLVIPPFFLLTLVTTPLLRRINREVFNALSEENSYLIQSLTGIRSIRSMAIEQTVRWRWEELLNHLTKKMFGAQVVANQLQIFSSTIESLATTGLLWFGAWLVIQNQLSIGQLVAFNMLLGNVIHPFQRLTVLWNQLQEIVVATERINDVLKAEPEEDLLLSPRESLPKLRGHIRFENVTFRYHPESDTNILENINFEIQPKQTVAVVGRSGSGKTTLSKLILGLYPPTTGKVLIDGHDVAHISLKSMRSQMGVVDQETFLFGGTIRENISIAHPEATLEEITEAAYLAGADEFIRQLPLRYETQIGEGGGMLSGGQRQRLAIARALLGNPQFLIFDEATSHLDAESERIIQNNLKTILKGRTSLIIAHRLSTIRDADLILVLDRGILIESGTHDELVAKKGHYYYLNQKQLAQVV; the protein is encoded by the coding sequence ATGCTATCAGAGTTTTCTCCACAACAACTAGGTCAACAACTCATCAGTATTATAGGTGAGCAACTTCCAGAACAGGAACTGGCTTCATACTTGGCAATGATAGAAATTATAGAACCACCAGCAGCAAAGCAGTTCTGGCAATCAACAGATACTTATGTGGGAATTTATATAGTCCTTGCTGGTAAAGTGAGACTGCTGGATAGTTCTGGTAATTTAATCTCTACCCTTGCAGTCGGAGCATCATTTGGCGAAGTAACTCTTTTTACAAAAGAAAATTTCAGTCCATATACTGCTAGAGCCTCATATAAATTGAAGCTTTGCTATCTTAACGAAGAAATTTTGCAGATTTTAATAAGTAAATATCCTAATATCCAGGCTCACCTATTGGCTCGTGCAGAAAGTTGGGATTTGCTCATTCGTTCTTACCAACAACAAGCAGATACATCTTATACAAAGGATGTATTGATGACCTCTAACTCAAAGATTGATGACCAAAAGAGCCATCACTACGATTCTTTTCCAAAAGTCAATCGGAGGAAAGTCATTCCATTTCCCGCGCAGACAGTACCACAACCAAAACAAAAAAAACCGCGTCCTTACTTTCCTAGTCCCAAAGTCAAAGTGGGGCAAATGTGGGAACGACTGACCCGGCGCTATCCGTTCTTTGAACAACAAAGCCTTGCAGATTGTGGTGTAGCCTGCTTAGTGATGATTGGTCGCTATTGGGGAAAACGCTTGAGCGTCAATCGATTGCGAGATTTAGTCAATGTCAATCGCAGTGGTGCATCTTTACGTGCATTAGCAGCCGCAGCAGAAAGCATTGGTTTTGCTACCCGACCTGTAAAAGCTAGTCTCGATAAATTGGCAGAACAACCCCTACCTGCGATCGCGCATTGGGAAGGTAAACATTACATTGTCGTCTATGAAATCACTCCCAAGCAGGTGATTGTTGGCGATCCGGCTGTCGCTCAACGCAACCTAACCCATGCAGAGTTCAACACTGGCTGGACTGGTTATGCGTTGTTATTGCAACCTACAGCAGTACTCAAAGAAAGCCAAGAAGCAAGTACACCATTCTGGCAGTTGTTCGAGTTAGTCAAACCACACACCACTGTGCTACTAGAAGTATTCATGGCTTCTGTGTTTATTCAGGTGTTTGGGCTAGTAACACCGTTATTTACCCAGTTGTTATTAGACCGAGTGATTATTCAAGGTAGCACCATAACCTTAACTGCTGTTGGTCTAGGCTTGGTCATTTTTGGTTTGTTCCGCGTCGCCATGAACGGACTACGACAATATCTGCTGGATCACACTGCAAATCGAGTCGGAATAGCTTTGCTGGTGGGTTTTATCAAACATACCTTCCGCTTACCCTTAGCCTTTTTCGAGTCCCGTTACGTCGGCGATATTATTTCTCGCGTCCAGGAAAATCAAAAAATTCAGCGCTTTCTTACAGGAGAAGCACTGTCAATCATTCTCGATTTGCTGACGGTGATTGTCTATATAGGATTGATGTTCTGGTATAGCTGGCAGATGGCATTGCTAGTGCTATTGGTTATACCACCTTTTTTTCTACTAACTCTCGTAACCACACCTTTACTCCGTCGTATCAACCGTGAGGTGTTTAATGCCTTAAGCGAAGAAAACAGTTATTTGATTCAATCCCTCACAGGAATTCGTTCTATTCGGTCAATGGCAATTGAACAAACAGTGCGCTGGCGGTGGGAAGAACTTCTGAATCATTTGACTAAAAAAATGTTTGGCGCTCAAGTCGTTGCAAACCAACTGCAAATTTTCAGTTCTACCATCGAATCATTGGCAACCACAGGATTACTGTGGTTTGGAGCATGGCTCGTGATTCAAAACCAACTCTCCATTGGGCAACTCGTTGCTTTCAATATGCTGTTAGGCAACGTCATTCATCCTTTCCAGCGTTTAACAGTACTGTGGAATCAACTGCAAGAAATTGTTGTAGCCACTGAGCGGATTAATGATGTTCTAAAAGCAGAACCAGAAGAAGATTTACTTTTATCACCCCGCGAGTCCTTACCAAAACTTCGCGGTCACATCCGCTTCGAGAATGTCACTTTCCGCTACCACCCAGAAAGCGACACGAATATACTGGAAAACATTAACTTTGAAATCCAGCCCAAACAAACTGTAGCGGTTGTAGGACGTAGCGGTTCTGGAAAAACAACGCTTTCTAAATTAATCTTGGGGCTATATCCTCCCACTACAGGTAAAGTCTTAATTGATGGTCACGATGTGGCTCATATTTCTCTCAAATCGATGCGTTCTCAAATGGGTGTTGTTGACCAAGAGACTTTCTTATTTGGCGGTACAATTCGAGAAAACATTAGCATTGCTCACCCAGAAGCTACTTTAGAAGAAATTACTGAGGCGGCATATTTAGCAGGGGCAGATGAATTTATTCGACAACTACCACTCCGATACGAAACTCAAATCGGTGAAGGCGGTGGAATGCTCTCTGGCGGTCAACGCCAACGTCTAGCGATCGCCCGTGCATTGTTAGGTAATCCACAGTTCTTAATTTTTGATGAAGCCACCAGTCACCTAGATGCAGAATCAGAACGCATCATTCAGAACAACTTGAAGACCATTCTGAAAGGACGTACTAGCTTGATTATTGCTCATCGCCTCTCTACCATACGCGATGCTGACTTGATTCTAGTGTTAGACCGAGGGATTTTGATCGAAAGCGGTACCCACGATGAATTAGTCGCGAAAAAAGGACATTATTACTACCTCAACCAAAAACAACTTGCTCAAGTGGTTTGA
- a CDS encoding PEP-CTERM sorting domain-containing protein (PEP-CTERM proteins occur, often in large numbers, in the proteomes of bacteria that also encode an exosortase, a predicted intramembrane cysteine proteinase. The presence of a PEP-CTERM domain at a protein's C-terminus predicts cleavage within the sorting domain, followed by covalent anchoring to some some component of the (usually Gram-negative) cell surface. Many PEP-CTERM proteins exhibit an unusual sequence composition that includes large numbers of potential glycosylation sites. Expression of one such protein has been shown restore the ability of a bacterium to form floc, a type of biofilm.), translated as MKKPYLLNIKRFLLLATSAIASSLLTALPSEAATFATSQSESLYLNFSHTPFSSETKAETETLALSKEGAVLAFADAEAAFVVEPPFASSSSLSTALGETVNYLGLAESTTTVRGFFDVKANTTFSFDFAADLYLETEIESPPGENARASGDVLFTLVDTTQKRVLDFFSIMGNLNSFGKSDFIAVDYSENVAYMDLETHYRAKLQGKKKTASAFITGFLERYITQDSVLAVVEIKRNQARVKAPEPSTILALLASGVVIIFVLKGRCKEKYLESSSESKLSTEV; from the coding sequence ATGAAGAAGCCATACCTACTAAATATCAAGCGCTTTTTGCTGCTTGCTACTTCAGCGATCGCCAGCTCTCTGTTAACAGCATTACCCAGTGAAGCAGCTACCTTTGCGACGTCTCAAAGCGAGTCACTCTATCTAAACTTTAGTCACACACCCTTTTCGAGTGAGACTAAAGCTGAGACTGAGACCCTCGCCCTTTCTAAGGAGGGTGCTGTACTTGCTTTTGCTGACGCAGAAGCAGCTTTTGTCGTGGAACCACCATTTGCATCCAGTTCATCTTTAAGTACAGCCTTAGGTGAAACTGTAAACTATTTGGGACTAGCAGAAAGTACGACTACAGTTCGTGGGTTCTTCGATGTCAAGGCAAACACAACTTTTTCTTTTGACTTTGCAGCCGATCTATATCTTGAAACAGAAATAGAATCTCCTCCTGGAGAAAATGCAAGAGCATCTGGAGATGTTTTGTTTACCTTAGTTGACACAACTCAAAAGCGTGTCTTGGATTTTTTTAGCATTATGGGAAATTTAAACTCTTTTGGAAAGAGCGATTTCATTGCAGTTGATTACAGTGAAAATGTTGCATACATGGATTTGGAAACTCACTATAGGGCTAAATTGCAAGGCAAGAAAAAAACTGCTTCAGCTTTTATTACAGGTTTTCTGGAACGCTATATAACTCAAGATTCAGTTTTAGCGGTAGTAGAAATTAAGAGAAATCAGGCTAGAGTTAAAGCACCTGAACCTTCGACTATTCTGGCTTTACTTGCCTCAGGTGTTGTTATTATCTTTGTATTAAAAGGTAGATGCAAAGAAAAATATTTAGAATCCTCTTCGGAATCAAAACTATCCACTGAGGTTTGA
- a CDS encoding MvdD family ATP-grasp ribosomal peptide maturase, which produces MSVLIITHSQDNESIPLVMNAITDKGGKAFRFDTDKFPTEVQLDVYYSKGCEKLILTTDSQKLDLSEISAVWYRRIAIGSRIPSKMEPQLRQASIQESRATIMGMIASIKGFHLDFLPNIRFAENKQLQLQVARELGLDTPRTLITNNPKTVKQFASECEQGIIAKMLSSFAIYDKEGQEQVVFTNPVKDADLENLDGLRFCPMTFQEKLPKALELRTTIVGERVFTAAVDSQCNPKATYDWRRQGVALINTWQPYNLPQDIERKLLHLMAYFGLNYGAIDIILTPDGRYVFLEVNPVGEFFWLECYSELPISQAIAEVLLSSAHTMRSHLSIEDRVPSLNNYFSCQRAS; this is translated from the coding sequence ATGTCAGTTTTAATCATTACTCACAGTCAAGACAATGAAAGTATTCCTCTGGTTATGAATGCCATTACAGACAAAGGAGGAAAAGCTTTTCGTTTTGATACAGACAAATTTCCCACAGAAGTACAGCTAGATGTGTACTACAGTAAAGGATGCGAAAAACTCATTCTCACTACTGACTCACAAAAGCTAGACTTGAGCGAAATCTCTGCTGTTTGGTATCGACGCATTGCTATTGGGTCAAGAATTCCCAGTAAAATGGAGCCACAACTTAGACAAGCTTCTATTCAGGAATCCCGTGCAACAATTATGGGGATGATTGCCAGCATAAAAGGGTTCCACCTCGATTTCTTACCTAATATTCGGTTTGCTGAAAACAAGCAACTGCAGTTGCAAGTAGCGCGAGAGTTAGGTTTAGACACCCCACGGACTTTAATAACCAACAATCCAAAAACTGTCAAGCAATTTGCCTCTGAATGCGAACAAGGCATAATTGCGAAAATGCTTTCTTCCTTTGCCATCTACGACAAGGAAGGGCAAGAACAAGTTGTTTTTACAAACCCAGTGAAAGATGCCGATCTAGAAAATCTAGATGGGTTGCGTTTCTGTCCCATGACATTTCAGGAAAAATTACCTAAGGCATTGGAATTGCGGACAACAATTGTAGGAGAACGGGTGTTTACAGCTGCAGTTGACTCGCAATGCAATCCAAAGGCTACATACGATTGGCGACGGCAGGGTGTTGCATTAATCAATACTTGGCAACCTTACAATTTGCCACAAGATATCGAGAGAAAACTTCTCCATCTAATGGCTTATTTTGGCTTAAACTATGGAGCGATTGATATCATTTTGACACCAGACGGTCGCTATGTATTCCTGGAAGTTAATCCTGTTGGCGAATTCTTTTGGCTAGAATGCTACTCTGAGTTGCCTATTTCTCAGGCAATTGCAGAAGTTCTGCTTTCTTCCGCCCATACAATGCGATCGCATTTATCGATTGAAGACAGGGTGCCAAGCCTTAATAACTATTTTTCTTGCCAACGAGCAAGCTGA
- a CDS encoding calcium-binding protein, with translation MSSSITLETLFLQPRVPISNSTNFANATGNALFSDYSQSALAISTVAQTNTSVKGLVALAVAEADAVAREDLSGIFTDSTGIGLGSPFEVKSNSEAKAIASFAVKAKETFSFDFSANIQLTAKEIKNSNAEYNQAKSTVAFLVLDTTNVNQPKALGYFKLSGNLSGSENSNDLKLKASKQVNIDYKNKESDIKRNNDMDFVKGDAIGTYEQKFKHDTNITIVKVNTSTIELLGDNLIGNLGKDVIYGTLWNDNLKGTNKADKIYGSLGNDRIEGRKGNDIIEGGSGNDTLYGGENDDLIYGGWGDDTIIGGHGNDILAGGSGHDSFIFQKYNSFLHKEYDVIKDFEVGVDKIEFQFWVQMNASTWFDGIISKNQLIDTSNGALLTWNSEKLLFQDVSVSQMSASDFVFV, from the coding sequence ATGTCATCATCAATTACACTAGAAACTCTATTTCTACAACCAAGAGTTCCTATCAGCAATTCCACTAACTTTGCCAATGCCACAGGAAACGCTCTATTTTCTGACTATAGTCAAAGTGCTTTAGCAATTTCCACTGTCGCTCAGACGAATACTTCTGTCAAGGGTCTTGTAGCTCTTGCTGTTGCTGAAGCTGATGCTGTTGCTCGTGAAGATTTATCTGGAATTTTCACTGATAGTACTGGCATTGGTTTAGGAAGTCCTTTTGAGGTGAAGAGCAACAGTGAAGCTAAAGCGATCGCTAGTTTTGCAGTCAAGGCAAAAGAAACTTTCTCTTTTGATTTTTCAGCTAATATACAGCTGACAGCTAAAGAAATTAAAAATTCTAATGCAGAATATAACCAGGCTAAGTCAACAGTAGCTTTTTTAGTTTTAGATACTACGAATGTTAATCAACCGAAGGCATTAGGTTATTTTAAGCTATCGGGTAACTTAAGCGGCTCTGAAAATAGCAACGATCTAAAGTTGAAAGCTAGCAAGCAAGTCAACATTGACTACAAAAATAAAGAATCTGATATCAAGCGTAACAATGATATGGACTTCGTCAAGGGTGATGCTATTGGAACTTATGAGCAGAAGTTTAAGCACGACACTAACATAACAATAGTAAAAGTTAATACCAGTACTATTGAATTACTAGGAGATAATTTAATAGGTAATTTAGGTAAAGATGTTATTTATGGAACATTATGGAATGATAATTTGAAAGGGACTAATAAAGCAGATAAAATTTATGGCAGCTTGGGGAACGATCGAATTGAAGGAAGAAAAGGTAATGATATTATTGAGGGAGGTTCAGGTAATGATACTCTCTATGGGGGTGAAAATGACGATCTCATTTATGGTGGTTGGGGCGATGACACCATAATTGGCGGGCATGGTAATGATATCTTGGCTGGTGGTTCAGGTCATGACAGCTTTATCTTCCAAAAATACAATAGCTTTTTGCACAAGGAGTACGATGTTATTAAGGATTTTGAGGTGGGTGTCGATAAGATTGAATTTCAGTTCTGGGTCCAAATGAATGCTTCAACTTGGTTTGATGGAATAATTTCTAAAAATCAATTAATCGATACTTCAAACGGTGCATTATTAACGTGGAATTCTGAAAAACTTCTTTTTCAAGATGTGAGTGTCAGCCAGATGAGCGCATCAGATTTTGTATTTGTCTAA
- a CDS encoding nif11-class peptide radical SAM maturase 3 — translation MTYHRKSYAVWEITLKCNLACSHCGSRAGNARSEELSTEEALDLVRQMAEVGIKEVTLIGGEAFLRPDWLEIAKAISEAGMLCGMTTGGYGISLETAGKMKAAGIRTVSVSIDGLEETHDRLRGRKGSWKYAFKTMSHLREVGIAFGCNTQINRLSAPEFPCIYECIRDAGARAWQIQLTVPMGNAADNADILLQPHELLDIYPMLARVARRAYQEGVQLQAGNNIGYYGPDERLLRGRGSEHEFSFWQGCGAGLSTLGIEADGAIKGCPSLPTTAYTGGNIRERSLYDIIENSAELRLNLGAGTPEGTKHLWGFCKTCEYAELCRGGCSWTAHVFFDRRGNNPYCHHRALVHEERGLRERVIPKVRAQGLPFDNGEFELIVEPINTPLPENDPLNFSADRIQWSESWQNKPEVSYSLAEQ, via the coding sequence ATGACATATCATCGCAAAAGTTATGCAGTCTGGGAAATTACTTTAAAGTGCAATCTAGCTTGTAGCCATTGTGGTTCCCGCGCTGGAAATGCACGTTCTGAAGAACTTTCCACCGAGGAAGCTTTGGATCTTGTTAGGCAAATGGCAGAAGTTGGGATTAAAGAAGTTACGCTCATTGGCGGTGAAGCATTTTTGCGTCCAGACTGGCTGGAAATTGCCAAAGCGATTAGTGAGGCAGGTATGTTATGTGGTATGACTACTGGCGGCTATGGGATTTCATTGGAAACTGCAGGTAAAATGAAGGCAGCGGGAATTCGCACTGTTTCTGTTTCCATTGACGGTTTAGAAGAAACTCACGATCGCCTGCGGGGAAGAAAAGGCTCTTGGAAATACGCTTTTAAAACCATGAGTCATTTACGAGAAGTTGGTATTGCTTTTGGTTGCAACACCCAAATAAACCGTTTGTCAGCGCCTGAATTTCCGTGTATCTATGAGTGCATTCGTGATGCTGGTGCTCGTGCGTGGCAGATTCAACTCACCGTCCCGATGGGCAATGCAGCTGATAATGCGGACATCCTCCTCCAACCCCATGAACTACTAGATATTTACCCCATGCTAGCCCGTGTCGCCCGTCGCGCTTACCAGGAAGGAGTTCAACTCCAAGCGGGAAACAATATTGGTTACTACGGTCCTGACGAACGGCTGTTGCGGGGACGGGGAAGCGAGCATGAATTCTCATTTTGGCAAGGTTGCGGTGCTGGGCTTTCCACTTTGGGAATTGAAGCTGACGGAGCAATCAAAGGTTGTCCCTCATTACCCACTACCGCCTACACAGGTGGTAATATTCGAGAGCGTTCTTTGTATGACATTATTGAAAATTCAGCAGAATTGCGTTTGAATCTGGGAGCGGGAACGCCCGAAGGCACAAAACATCTATGGGGTTTTTGTAAAACCTGCGAATACGCAGAACTTTGTCGTGGGGGTTGCAGTTGGACTGCTCATGTTTTCTTTGACCGCAGAGGTAACAATCCTTACTGTCATCATCGCGCTCTTGTTCATGAAGAACGAGGCTTGAGGGAGCGTGTTATTCCCAAAGTGAGGGCGCAAGGATTACCCTTCGATAATGGTGAATTTGAGCTAATTGTAGAGCCTATAAATACTCCCTTACCAGAAAACGATCCACTAAACTTTAGTGCCGATCGCATTCAGTGGTCTGAAAGTTGGCAGAACAAACCCGAAGTTTCTTACTCATTGGCGGAGCAATAG
- a CDS encoding Nif11-like leader peptide family RiPP precursor yields MSIEIFEKVKDFLIKLVKDEGFRTQLMSQKAEEVKKALESGGYNFSQQEFETAAITILELKELGEFHELSEEELVGAFGGISRIKDSVIQPLYGVIYWPPKGYPKPTPIDPQPMYGIVIDPVLQPMYGVVEPSLEIE; encoded by the coding sequence ATGTCCATAGAAATCTTTGAAAAAGTCAAAGACTTCCTTATCAAACTAGTTAAAGACGAAGGTTTCCGCACCCAACTTATGAGTCAGAAAGCGGAAGAAGTTAAAAAAGCTTTAGAAAGTGGTGGCTATAACTTTTCTCAACAAGAATTTGAAACAGCCGCCATCACAATATTAGAGTTAAAAGAATTAGGTGAGTTTCACGAACTTAGCGAAGAAGAATTAGTAGGAGCTTTTGGTGGTATTTCACGCATCAAAGATAGCGTTATTCAGCCACTGTACGGTGTTATTTACTGGCCTCCCAAAGGCTATCCAAAACCAACACCGATTGACCCACAACCAATGTATGGCATAGTAATCGACCCAGTTTTACAACCAATGTATGGAGTCGTTGAGCCATCATTAGAAATAGAATAA
- a CDS encoding helix-turn-helix domain-containing protein, with amino-acid sequence MNSIDNILETNGQACNKFLTPFQRKILLKSWQTNLQPEYRRRLEIMLLADQGKSQTQICEMLGCSKEMARYWSTVAKAGLAHKWQEQPKGRPKTVNDQYIERLKELVSDSPREYGYGFDTWTAQWLSKHLAQELGIEISDRHINRLLKKMGLSKKQKSSSNKQAMEQSKDSVIAIGDLQSNFEPTFHWSFNLIQNN; translated from the coding sequence ATGAACAGTATAGACAATATTCTTGAAACAAATGGTCAGGCGTGTAATAAATTTTTAACACCTTTTCAGCGCAAGATTCTACTGAAAAGTTGGCAAACCAATTTACAGCCAGAATACCGTCGAAGATTGGAAATTATGTTATTGGCAGACCAGGGTAAATCGCAAACCCAAATCTGCGAGATGTTGGGTTGTTCAAAAGAGATGGCACGTTACTGGAGCACTGTGGCAAAAGCAGGACTGGCACATAAATGGCAAGAACAACCGAAAGGTAGACCCAAGACAGTGAATGACCAATACATTGAAAGATTAAAAGAATTAGTAAGTGATAGCCCTCGTGAGTATGGCTATGGATTTGATACCTGGACTGCTCAATGGTTAAGCAAACATCTAGCTCAAGAATTGGGTATTGAAATTAGCGATCGCCACATCAACCGCTTGCTGAAAAAGATGGGACTTTCCAAGAAACAGAAAAGCTCTTCTAACAAACAAGCAATGGAGCAGTCAAAGGATAGTGTGATCGCGATCGGTGACTTGCAATCCAACTTTGAGCCAACTTTCCATTGGTCATTCAATTTAATTCAGAACAACTAA
- a CDS encoding GNAT family N-acetyltransferase, with protein sequence MQIDIIEDCKTFKKIRENWDFVYAADPQAQFFLSWVWLSGWLSVVNEQWFILAAKPDTHDSSYIAFFPLKIVLEQQDGGGFYTELYMAGNSIADYTGMICHPGYEEEVIPAFAAYIQQQLEWSNFNVQNILETDTRMSLFLRSFPGDSFEFSQHRIQNQGEDTDNYMAPYVSLADDWDEYLQNYLSSNTRQKIRRFLRKIENSDEFSITEVNADNLEAHIEILLRLWESTWREKKGDKCDVIMSVIRAILRHCFEHNCLYFPVLWQGETPLGAIANFLDVQQKSMLFVISGRDKTFNNPPPGLILHANAIRYAIQNGFKIYDFLRGNEEYKYSFGVKERRIQHIVVKYKNCQNRKWDVRTLPLAFHLTVQHHRANQLTKAEQGYRQILEVESNHSEALYGLGVLMRQKGEYQTAENLLKNLLQVQPNSIKALFSLGNLYQTQGLLSEAIETYNQVLALQPNAIAAYNNLGYALQQLGKWEDAIACYQKALELQPDCIEAEVNKANALHAQRKLSPDKQAHYAVLNNDLGNKCKQVGDFKTAIAYYQQSISMNPDLAEAQYNLEIVLLENSREVCT encoded by the coding sequence ATGCAGATTGATATAATTGAAGATTGTAAAACATTTAAGAAAATCAGAGAAAATTGGGATTTTGTATATGCGGCCGATCCTCAAGCTCAATTCTTCTTATCCTGGGTGTGGCTATCTGGATGGTTGTCGGTGGTGAATGAGCAGTGGTTCATATTAGCTGCCAAACCAGATACCCACGATTCATCCTATATTGCATTTTTCCCTCTGAAAATTGTACTAGAACAGCAGGATGGCGGTGGCTTTTACACTGAACTCTACATGGCAGGAAATAGCATAGCAGATTACACAGGAATGATTTGCCATCCCGGTTATGAAGAAGAAGTGATTCCTGCTTTTGCAGCTTACATCCAGCAGCAGTTAGAATGGTCTAATTTCAATGTACAAAATATTTTAGAAACAGATACAAGGATGTCCCTGTTTTTGAGGAGTTTCCCCGGAGATAGTTTTGAGTTCAGTCAACACCGCATTCAAAATCAGGGAGAGGATACTGATAATTATATGGCCCCTTATGTTTCATTAGCAGATGACTGGGATGAATATCTGCAAAACTACCTCAGTTCCAATACCCGCCAAAAAATAAGGCGCTTTTTAAGGAAAATAGAAAACTCTGACGAGTTTTCTATCACCGAGGTGAACGCAGACAATCTGGAGGCTCATATTGAGATACTACTCAGATTATGGGAGTCCACATGGAGAGAGAAAAAAGGGGATAAGTGTGACGTAATCATGAGTGTCATTCGCGCTATTTTACGTCATTGTTTTGAACATAACTGTCTGTATTTTCCGGTTCTGTGGCAAGGGGAAACACCTTTAGGAGCGATCGCGAACTTTCTTGATGTTCAGCAAAAATCCATGCTATTTGTCATTTCAGGTCGTGATAAAACCTTTAACAATCCCCCACCTGGACTTATTCTCCATGCTAACGCGATCCGATATGCTATCCAAAATGGATTTAAAATCTACGACTTTTTAAGGGGGAATGAGGAATATAAATATTCTTTTGGAGTTAAAGAGCGCCGCATTCAGCATATCGTAGTCAAATACAAAAATTGTCAGAATAGAAAATGGGATGTCAGGACTCTTCCTTTAGCCTTTCATCTCACTGTTCAGCATCATCGAGCAAATCAACTCACCAAAGCTGAGCAGGGATATCGTCAGATTCTGGAAGTTGAGTCAAATCATTCAGAAGCACTTTATGGACTGGGAGTATTGATGAGGCAAAAAGGTGAATACCAAACTGCCGAAAATCTGCTGAAAAACCTGCTTCAGGTTCAGCCCAATTCTATCAAGGCTTTATTTAGTTTGGGGAATTTATATCAAACTCAAGGTCTGTTATCCGAAGCTATAGAAACTTATAATCAAGTCTTAGCTCTACAACCGAATGCGATCGCCGCATATAATAACCTGGGCTACGCTTTACAACAGCTAGGTAAATGGGAAGATGCGATCGCCTGCTATCAAAAAGCGCTAGAACTACAGCCTGACTGCATTGAAGCTGAAGTTAACAAAGCTAATGCACTTCATGCTCAAAGAAAGCTGTCTCCAGACAAACAAGCTCATTATGCCGTGCTGAACAACGATTTAGGCAACAAGTGTAAACAGGTAGGAGATTTCAAGACTGCGATCGCCTACTATCAGCAGTCCATCTCTATGAATCCAGACTTGGCAGAAGCTCAATATAATTTGGAAATCGTGCTGCTAGAAAATTCAAGGGAAGTTTGCACTTAA